In Arachis hypogaea cultivar Tifrunner chromosome 17, arahy.Tifrunner.gnm2.J5K5, whole genome shotgun sequence, a single window of DNA contains:
- the LOC112767020 gene encoding uncharacterized protein isoform X1 translates to MYDHLIYNGFIKGYRRWFNHGESLVAMDVDSNTDEEYNCNDNIDELLRDRFRDNTQVDGHNMGPNEGAKEFYKLVDEASQELYPGCKGFPRLSFTIRLYLLKCLHGWSNASFTSLLELLKEGMPHLNIPTSFDKTKNMVKNLGIDYQKIDACRNDFMLYRNGYENDSSCHVCGTSRYIEHHVEEDDTTSSKEPRKVAAKTLRHFPLIPRLQRLFMCTRTVEAMSWHHNERVKDGSLRHPADGESWKSFDSRHEDFAKEPRNVRLCLANDRFNPFRTLSSTHSTWPIVLMVYNLPPWMSMKSDYFMLSLLIHSPQSPGNDIDVFLQPLIEELKKLWELGVETYDSKENKTFNMRACLLWTINDFPTYAILSGWSTKGKLACPCCNDETSSIYLKHSHKTVYMDHRRFLPMNHPWRHNIRSFNGKTELRSPPQLLDGTTVFDILHGVDNSFGKKQRRSKNGISN, encoded by the coding sequence ATGTATGACCATCTAATATACAATGGATTCATAAAAGGTTATAGGCGGTGGTTTAATCATGGGGAATCACTTGTTGCTATGGATGTTGACAGTAACACAGATGAGGAATATAACTGCAATGATAACATTGATGAGTTGTTACGTGATAGATTCAGAGATAATACACAAGTTGATGGACATAACATGGGGCCTAACGAAGGTgcaaaagaattttataaattggTAGACGAGGCAAGCCAAGAACTATACCCTGGATGTAAAGGATTCCCAAGATTATCCTTTACCATCCGTCTTTACTTGTTAAAATGCTTGCATGGTTGGAGTAATGCATCGTTCACTTCTCTCTTAGAATTATTGAAAGAAGGAATGCCACATTTGAATATTCCTACTTCTTTTGATAAAACGAAGAATATGGTGAAGAATTTGGGTATTGACTACCAAAAGATCGATGCATGTCGCAATGACTTCATGTTGTATCGGAACGGGTATGAGAATGACTCATCTTGCCATGTCTGTGGAACATCCCGTTATATTGAGCATCATGTAGAAGAGGACGATACTACCTCATCTAAAGAGCCTCGTAAAGTTGCTGCAAAAACTCTAAGGCATTTCCCCCTGATTCCCAGACTTCAAAGGCTTTTTATGTGCACAAGGACGGTTGAAGCTATGTCTTGGCATCATAATGAACGTGTTAAAGATGGGTCGTTAAGGCATCCTGCCGATGGTGAATCTTGGAAATCATTTGACAGTCGACATGAAGATTTTGCAAAGGAGCCTCGTAATGTGAGACTTTGCTTAGCAAACGACAGGTTCAATCCGTTTCGAACTTTAAGTAGTACACATAGTACATGGCCTATTGTTCTAATGGTGTATAATCTACCCCCTTGGATGAGCATGAAGTCTGATTATTTTATGCTCTCTTTACTCATTCATAGCCCACAATCACCGGGAAATGATATTGATGTCTTTCTTCAACCACTaattgaagaattaaaaaaattgtggGAGTTAGGTGTCGAAACATATGATTCCAAAGAGAACAAAACATTCAACATGAGAGCATGTCTTTTATGGACAATTAATGACTTCCCTACGTATGCTATATTATCTGGGTGGAGTACAAAAGGAAAATTGGCTTGTCCGTGTTGTAATGATGAGACTTCTTCTATATATCTGAAACATAGCCACAAGACAGTTTATATGGATCATCGAAGGTTTTTACCCATGAACCATCCATGGAGACATAATATAAGATCTTTCAATGGAAAAACTGAACTTAGGTCTCCACCGCAGTTGTTAGATGGAACAACtgtatttgatatattgcatgGGGTAGATAATTCTTTTGGGAAGAAGCAAAGGAGATCAAAGAATGGCATTTCAAATTGA
- the LOC112767020 gene encoding uncharacterized protein isoform X2: protein MSLFQECEHNGNGTMFHAEKTSKTGKQRTVEVDIMEQNDLSSYDEGEDTSELSASSTKKRMSLDMYFKVHGINLKDEEDEEDEEDELDDAANDEGNGGQSRNEGTIKKKTRGKTMCKKLHATDFNDRREVEFFGGQPVGPIKEVVSNLNQLLGTTVRNTCFVTLLYTSWHGVPKNLKEDMWQYANQKFILPITSKRWVIKGFCRSWKKYKGKIKKGTFLEVQHKERKGKEPTIRDP, encoded by the exons ATGTCACTTTTTCAAGAATGTGAACATAATGGGAACGGGACAATGTTTCATGCTGAAAAGACCTCCAAAACTGGGAAACAAAGGACTGTTGAAGTTGATATAATGGAACAAAATGATTTAAGTTCTTATGATGAGGGAGAAGATACAAGTGAGCTAAGTGCAAGTTCAACGAAAAAAAGAATGAGTCTTGACATGTATTTTAAGGTACATGGGATAAATttgaaagatgaagaagatgaggaagatgaGGAAGATGAGCTTGATGATGCTGCAAATGATGAAGGTAATGGAGGACAATCTAGAAATGAAG gcacaataaagaagaaaactcgtggaaagactATGTGCAAAAAGCTTCATGCCACTGATTTTAATGATCGACGGGAGGTGGAATTTTTTGGAGGGCAGCCTGTAGGTCCAATCAAGGAGGTCGTATCTAATCTCAACCAACTTTTGGGCACAACAGTCAGAAATACTTGTTTTGTGACTTTGCTATATACTAGTTGGCATGGTGTGCCTAAAAATCTCAAAGAGGACATGTGGCAGTATGCCAAT CAAAAATTCATTCTTCCAATAACTTCAAAGCGGTGGGTAATAAAGGGATTTTGTCGTTCATGGAAAAAATACAAAggcaaaataaaaaaaggaacatTTCTTGAAGTACaacacaaagaaagaaaaggtAAAGAACCAACCATTAGAGATCCCTGA
- the LOC112767020 gene encoding uncharacterized protein isoform X3 has product MSLFQECEHNGNGTMFHAEKTSKTGKQRTVEVDIMEQNDLSSYDEGEDTSELSASSTKKRMSLDMYFKVHGINLKDEEDEEDEEDELDDAANDEGTIKKKTRGKTMCKKLHATDFNDRREVEFFGGQPVGPIKEVVSNLNQLLGTTVRNTCFVTLLYTSWHGVPKNLKEDMWQYANQKFILPITSKRWVIKGFCRSWKKYKGKIKKGTFLEVQHKERKGKEPTIRDP; this is encoded by the exons ATGTCACTTTTTCAAGAATGTGAACATAATGGGAACGGGACAATGTTTCATGCTGAAAAGACCTCCAAAACTGGGAAACAAAGGACTGTTGAAGTTGATATAATGGAACAAAATGATTTAAGTTCTTATGATGAGGGAGAAGATACAAGTGAGCTAAGTGCAAGTTCAACGAAAAAAAGAATGAGTCTTGACATGTATTTTAAGGTACATGGGATAAATttgaaagatgaagaagatgaggaagatgaGGAAGATGAGCTTGATGATGCTGCAAATGATGAAG gcacaataaagaagaaaactcgtggaaagactATGTGCAAAAAGCTTCATGCCACTGATTTTAATGATCGACGGGAGGTGGAATTTTTTGGAGGGCAGCCTGTAGGTCCAATCAAGGAGGTCGTATCTAATCTCAACCAACTTTTGGGCACAACAGTCAGAAATACTTGTTTTGTGACTTTGCTATATACTAGTTGGCATGGTGTGCCTAAAAATCTCAAAGAGGACATGTGGCAGTATGCCAAT CAAAAATTCATTCTTCCAATAACTTCAAAGCGGTGGGTAATAAAGGGATTTTGTCGTTCATGGAAAAAATACAAAggcaaaataaaaaaaggaacatTTCTTGAAGTACaacacaaagaaagaaaaggtAAAGAACCAACCATTAGAGATCCCTGA